GGTCCGCATCGAGGGTAAGCTGGAACAGCTGACCGCAAGCATTCACGAGCTGGCCAAAGTCATTGCAACGAAACTGTGAATTGAACCACAAAGATATTCATGCCGATAAATTGGCACCACAAAGCATGAAAACATTGAAG
This genomic window from Thermosinus carboxydivorans Nor1 contains:
- a CDS encoding YvrJ family protein, with amino-acid sequence MEQVLHYAANYGFPMVVAAYLLVRIEGKLEQLTASIHELAKVIATKL